Within the candidate division KSB1 bacterium genome, the region CGATCGCGTCGAATCTGGCCAAGACCGAACTGCGGCGGCGGAAGGTCCGGAACTTCTTCTCGATCAGCTCGAAGGGCGAGGACGAGAAGGATTATGACCTGATCGATCAGGATACCGATATTGAGCGCGATGTGGACGGCGTGCTCAAGATGGAGTCCATCTTAAAAGAGATCAACGCGCTGCCTTTCCATTTCAAGGAGGCGGTGTTATTGCGGGACATTCAGGATTTGAGCTACGAGGAGATCAGCCAGATTCTCGATGTTCCCTTGGGCACGGTCAAATCCAGAGTCAATAGAGGACGCAGCCGATTGCAAAAAAGGCTAAAGTTTCTAGTTAGCGAGGA harbors:
- a CDS encoding sigma-70 family RNA polymerase sigma factor, producing the protein MNQGKVAKPTDEDLILAFQQGDETAFDEIVRRYRDPLFNFVVRLLGDSFFSEDIVQETFLRVYRNKHRYHQVAKFSTWIYTIASNLAKTELRRRKVRNFFSISSKGEDEKDYDLIDQDTDIERDVDGVLKMESILKEINALPFHFKEAVLLRDIQDLSYEEISQILDVPLGTVKSRVNRGRSRLQKRLKFLVSEESAGEQRGKKRD